The proteins below come from a single Corylus avellana chromosome ca3, CavTom2PMs-1.0 genomic window:
- the LOC132174832 gene encoding ATP synthase subunit delta', mitochondrial — protein MFRQASRHLARTLRAGARPFSTDLSAAPTTDSAFVESWKKVIPNIEPPKTPSHFMQPRPPTASSIPSKITVNFVLPYASELSTKEVDMVIVPATTGQMGVLPGHVPTIAELKPGILSVHEGNDITKYFLSSGFAFIHANSVADIIAIEAVPIDHIDPSLVQKGLAEFTQKLSSATTDLEKAEAQIGVDVHSALNFALSG, from the exons ATGTTCCGGCAAGCTTCACGCCACTTGGCTCGAACCCTGAGGGCTGGAGCGAGACCCTTCTCTACGGACCTCTCGGCCGCGCCCACCACGGACTCGGCCTTCGTCGAGTCGTGGAAGAAGGTCATACCCAACATTGAACCTCCCAAGACTCCTTCCCACTTCATGCAACCCCGCCCGCCCACCGCCTCCTCCATTCCTTCCAAGATCACCGTCAACTTCGTCCTCCCCTACGCCTCCGAGCTCTCCACCAAGGAG GTTGACATGGTCATAGTTCCGGCAACAACTGGGCAAATGGGTGTTTTGCCCGGACATGTGCCTACAATTGCAGAGCTGAAACCTGGAATCCTATCAGTGCATGAAGGAAATGACATTACAAAGTATTTCCTTAGCAGTGGGTTTGCTTTTATCCATGCTAACTCTGTTGCAGACATAATTGCGATAGAGGCCGTTCCAATCGACCATATTGACCCCAGCTTAGTCCAGAAGGGCCTTGCAGAGTTCACCCAGAAGCTCAGTTCGGCCACAACCGACTTGGAGAAAGCTGAAGCCCAGATTGGTGTCGATGTTCACAGTGCTCTCAACTTTGCCCTCTCAGGCTAA